The following are encoded together in the Zingiber officinale cultivar Zhangliang chromosome 8A, Zo_v1.1, whole genome shotgun sequence genome:
- the LOC122010925 gene encoding uncharacterized protein LOC122010925: protein MEDLIVNYNNIITKFTEYTSVKKFEVDLKQKQLEVEEIKAKAALSKSKAKNRRLKLKEYEILNKDTSDDFVRRKGLSPLQKCTAVIRQLAYGVPADHLDEYLRMSESTAIRCLFKFCEYVVEIFGDKYLRGPNADDVQRLLQMHDERHDFPGMLGSLDCMHWKWKNCPVAWKGQFTRGHGPTTIVLEAVASHDLWIWHAFFGVSGSCNDINVLYESTIFNNVLQGNMSEINFTMNDTTYTKGYYLTDGIYPE from the exons ATGGAGGATCTGATAGTAAACTACAATAATATTATCACAAAGTTCACTGAGTACACAAGCGTGAAGAAGTTCGAAGTCGATTTGAAACAAAAACAACTCGAAGTAGAGGAGATTAAGGCAAAAGCTGCATTGTCCAAATCTAAAGCTAAGAATCGTCGCTTGAAGTTGAAGGAGTACGAAATATTGAACAAAGACACCTC GGACGATTTTGTACGAAGAAAAGGGTTGTCACCACTACAAAAATGCACCGCCGTGATTCGTCAACTGGCTTACGGAGTCCCTGCCGATCATCTTGACGAGTACCTACGTATGAGTGAATCAACTGCCATCAGGTGTCTTTTCAAGTTTTGCGAATACGTGGTTGAAATATTTGGTGATAAGTACTTGAGAGGGCCAAATGCTGATGATGTTCAACGTcttcttcaaatgcatgatgAGAGACATGACTTCCCTGGCATGTTAGGTAGCCTTGATTGTATGCACTGGAAATGGAAAAATTGTCCAGTTGCTTGGAAAGGTCAATTTACAAGGGGACATGGGCCAACAACAATCGTACTTGAAGCAGTCGCGTCTCATGACTTGTGGATATGGCATGCATTTTTTGGGGTCTCCGGTTCATGTAACGATATTAACGTGTTATATGAATCAACCATATTCAACAACGTCTTGCAAGGAAATATGTCGGAGATTAATTTCACGATGAACGACACTACATATACGAAGGGCTATTATCTAACAGATGGAATATATCCCGAATGA
- the LOC122010924 gene encoding zinc finger MYM-type protein 1-like: MPPKYMSGYQKKKRKLRIESLIQSQAGDINKYFTPNLVESKNVAENLLNNEEDMGLNDNDKVLEPVNMDEMVNNNNEEVLEPLIVDESNFFEKDDEQVQHETLSQETCSNDPGKWDNIDKKIRDFLVERGPKRDACTLFPKDSTNRHFNVLHYKRILSNEEENDRRWLLYSISLDKIFCFCCKLFKKQKHKIGTQLANEGFNDWHNLSRYLTTHEASKEHMECMTDWLELERRLQKNKTIDARAQLQLNKEKEHWKHMLHRIIAIVQRLAKNNLAFRGSCEKLYAENNGLFLQMVETIAEFDPIMNEHLRRIKDHETYTTYLGSRIQNELIEMLAGEVRKKLLAKVKKAKYFSVILDCTPDISHKEQMSLVIRCLDESENSTKVKEYWIEFLEVDDTSGLGLFMHLKDALIHLELDIDDIRGQGYDNGSNMKGKHKGLQRRLLEINPRAFYTPCGCHSLNLALCDMVNCCPQAMSFFGVIQRIYTLFSSSTKRWRIFKDHVKGLPVKPLSQTRWESHIESVKPIKE; encoded by the coding sequence ATGCCTCCCAAGTACATGTCTGGATatcaaaagaagaaaagaaagctgAGAATAGAATCATTAATTCAAAGTCAAGCTGGAGATATCAATAAGTACTTTACTCCCAATCTTGTAGAGAGTAAAAATGTGGCTGAAAATTTGCTGAATAACGAAGAGGATATGGGAttaaatgataatgataaagTGCTTGAACCTGTCAATATGGATGAAATGGTTAACAATAATAATGAAGAGGTTCTTGAACCTCTCATTGTAGATGAATCTAATTTTTTTGAGAAAGATGATGAGCAAGTTCAACATGAAACTTTAAGTCAAGAGACTTGTTCTAATGATCCAGGAAAGTGGGataatattgataaaaaaattagaGACTTTTTGGTGGAGAGAGGTCCAAAGAGAGATGCTTGTACGTTGTTTCCAAAAGATAGTACCAACAGACATTTTAATGTATTGCATTATAAAAGAATTTTGTCAAACGAGGAGGAAAATGATAGAAGATGGCTattatattcaatttctttggacAAAATTTTTTGCTTTTGTTGTAAACTATTCAAAAAGCAAAAACACAAGATTGGTACTCAGTTAGCTAATGAAGGATTCAACGACTGGCATAATTTGAGTCGTTATCTTACAACCCATGAAGCGAGTAAGGAGCATATGGAGTGTATGACTGATTGGCTTGAATTAGAAAGAAGGTTGCAAAAGAATAAGACAATTGATGCAAGAGCACAACTACAATTgaacaaagaaaaagaacactGGAAACATATGTTACACAGGATAATTGCTATTGTGCAAAGACTAGCAAAAAATAACTTGGCCTTTAGAGGAAGTTGTGAGAAGCTTTATGCTGAAAACAATGGTCTCTTTCTGCAAATGGTTGAAACGATTGCTGAGTTTGATCCAATAATGAATGAGCACCTTCGGCGTATTAAAGACCATGAAACTTATACTACATATCTTGGTAGCagaattcaaaatgaattgatagAAATGTTGGCAGGTGAGGTAAGAAAGAAATTACTTGCAAAAGTCAAAAAGGCAAAATACTTTTCAGTCATCTTAGATTGTACTCCAGATATTAGTCATAAGGAGCAAATGTCTCTTGTCATACGGTGTTTGGATGAGTCAGAAAATTCAACAAAAGTGAAAGAATACTGGATAGAATTTTTAGAGGTGGATGATACTTCTGGGCTTGGACTTTTTATGCATCTTAAGGATGCTTTAATCCATCTTGAGCTTGATATTGATGATATACGAGGTCAAGGATATGACAACGGATCTAACATGAAAGGGAAACACAAAGGTCTACAAAGAAGATTGCTTGAAATAAATCCCAGAGCCTTTTATACTCCTTGTGGTTGTCATAGCCTTAATTTGGCATTATGCGATATGGTGAACTGTTGTCCTCAAGCTATGTCATTTTTTGGAGTAATACAACGCATTTATACATTATTCTCCTCTTCTACGAAGAGATGGAGAATTTTTAAAGATCATGTAAAGGGTTTGCCAGTTAAGCCATTGTCACAAACACGCTGGGAAAGTCATATTGAGAGCGTGAAACCTATAAAAGAATAA